In Spodoptera frugiperda isolate SF20-4 chromosome 13, AGI-APGP_CSIRO_Sfru_2.0, whole genome shotgun sequence, the following are encoded in one genomic region:
- the LOC118270353 gene encoding attacin-A-like, with protein MFALKLVLAAVLVVASARPQDHTKYEQVQLLGFDEDGRPVFEHEDLLPELEESYQPEHLARTRRQAQGSVTLNSDGGMGLGAKIPLAHNDKNVVSAIGSMDFNNKLQPASKGFGLALDNVNGHGLTVMKESIPGFGDRLSGAGKLNVFHNDNHNVAVTGSLARNMPSIPNVPNFNTYGGGVDYMYKNKVGASLGMASTPFLDRKDYSAMGNLNLFRSPTTTVDFSGGFKKFESPFMSSGWKPNFGLTFGRSF; from the coding sequence ATGTTCGCTCTCAAGTTGGTACTAGCTGCAGTGCTGGTGGTCGCAAGCGCCAGACCACAGGACCACACAAAGTACGAACAAGTACAGCTCCTCGGGTTCGACGAAGATGGACGACCAGTGTTTGAGCACGAAGACCTGCTCCCAGAACTAGAGGAGTCCTACCAGCCAGAGCACCTGGCGAGGACTCGCAGACAGGCGCAGGGCAGCGTCACCCTCAACTCCGACGGCGGCATGGGCCTGGGCGCTAAGATCCCGCTCGCACACAACGACAAGAATGTGGTGAGCGCTATCGGCTCCATGGACTTCAACAACAAGCTGCAGCCTGCTTCCAAGGGCTTCGGTCTGGCTCTGGACAACGTCAACGGGCACGGACTGACGGTGATGAAGGAAAGTATCCCCGGGTTCGGGGACAGGCTGTCGGGCGCTGGCAAGCTGAACGTGTTCCACAACGACAACCACAACGTGGCCGTGACCGGCTCTCTCGCCAGGAACATGCCCAGCATCCCGAACGTGCCCAACTTCAACACGTACGGCGGGGGCGTCGACTACATGTACAAGAACAAGGTGGGAGCGTCTCTGGGCATGGCCAGTACTCCGTTCTTGGACCGCAAGGACTACTCCGCGATGGGCAACCTGAACCTGTTCCGCAGCCCGACCACTACCGTGGACTTCAGCGGCGGCTTTAAGAAGTTCGAATCTCCCTTCATGAGCAGCGGCTGGAAGCCTAACTTCGGCCTTACTTTCGGCAGAtctttctag
- the LOC118270352 gene encoding attacin-A-like: protein MFALKLVLAAVLVVASARHLPQDHSTYEQVQLLGFDEDGRPVFEHEDLLPELEESYQPEHLARTRRQAQGSVTLNSDGGMGLGAKIPLAHNDKNVVSAIGSMDFNNKLQPASKGFGLALDNVNGHGLTVMKESIPGFGDRLSGAGKLNVFHNDNHNVAVTGSLARNMPSIPNVPNFNTYGGGVDYMYKNKVGASLGMASTPFLDRKDYSAMGNLNLFRSPTTTVDFSGGFKKFETPFMSSGWKPNFSFNLGRSF from the exons ATGTTCGCCCTGAAGTTGGTACTAGCTGCAGTGCTGGTGGTCGCAAGCGCCAGACATCTACCACAGGACCACTCAACGTACGAACAAGTACAGCTCCTCGGGTTCGACGAAGATGGACGGCCAGTGTTTGAGCACGAAGACCTGCTCCCAGAACTAGAGGAGTCCTACCAGCCAGAGCACCTGGCGAGGACTCGCAGACAGGCGCAGGGCAGCGTCACCCTCAACTCCGACGGCGGCATGGGCCTGGGCGCTAAGATCCCGCTCGCACACAACGACAAGAATGTGGTGAGCGCTATCGGCTCCATGGACTTCAACAACAAGCTGCAGCCTGCTTCCAAGGGCTTCGGTCTGGCTCTGGACAACGTCAACGGGCACGGACTGACGGTGATGAAGGAAAGTATCCCCGGGTTCGGGGACAGGCTGTCGGGCGCTGGCAAGCTGAACGTGTTCCACAACGACAACCACAACGTGGCCGTGACCGGCTCTCTCGCCAGGAACATGCCCAGCATCCCGAACGTGCCCAACTTCAACACGTACGGCGGGGGCGTCGACTACATGTACAAGAACAAGGTGGGAGCGTCTCTGGGCATGGCCAGTACTCCGTTCTTGGACCGCAAGGACTACTCCGCGATGGGCAACCTGAACCTGTTCCGCAGCCCGACCACTACCGTGGACTTCAGCGGCGGCTTTAAGAAGTTCGAAACTCCCTTCATGAGCAGCGGCTGGAAGCCTAACTTCTCCTTTAATCTTGGCAG GTCATTCTAG
- the LOC118270354 gene encoding attacin-A-like has translation MFALKLVLAAVLVVASARHLPQDHSTYEQIQLLGFDEDGRPVFEHEDLLPDLEESYQPQHLARTRRQAQGSVTLNSDGGMGLGAKIPLAHNDKNVVSAIGSMDFNNKLQPASKGFGLALDNVNGHGLTVMKESIPGFGDRLSGAGKLNVFHNDNHNVAVTGSVARNMPSIPNVPNFNTYGGGVDYMYKNKVGASLGMASTPFLDRKDYSAMGNLNLFRSPTTTVDFSGGFKKFESPFMSSGWKPNFSFNLGRSF, from the coding sequence ATGTTCGCTCTCAAGTTGGTACTAGCTGCAGTGCTGGTGGTCGCAAGCGCCAGACATCTACCACAGGACCACTCAACGTACGAACAAATACAGCTCCTCGGGTTCGACGAAGATGGACGGCCAGTGTTTGAGCACGAAGACCTGCTCCCAGACCTAGAGGAGTCCTACCAGCCACAGCACCTGGCGAGGACTCGCAGACAGGCGCAGGGCAGCGTCACCCTCAACTCCGACGGCGGCATGGGCCTGGGCGCTAAGATCCCGCTCGCACACAACGACAAGAATGTGGTGAGCGCTATCGGCTCCATGGACTTCAACAACAAGCTGCAGCCTGCTTCCAAGGGCTTCGGTCTGGCTCTGGACAACGTCAACGGGCACGGACTGACGGTGATGAAGGAAAGTATCCCCGGGTTCGGGGACAGGCTGTCGGGCGCTGGCAAGCTGAACGTGTTCCACAACGACAACCACAACGTGGCCGTGACCGGCTCTGTCGCAAGGAACATGCCCAGCATCCCGAACGTGCCCAACTTCAACACTTACGGCGGGGGCGTCGACTACATGTACAAGAACAAGGTGGGAGCGTCTCTGGGCATGGCCAGTACTCCGTTCTTGGACCGCAAGGACTACTCCGCGATGGGCAACCTGAACCTGTTCCGCAGCCCGACCACTACCGTGGACTTCAGCGGCGGCTTTAAGAAGTTCGAATCTCCCTTCATGAGCAGCGGCTGGAAGCCTAACTTCTCCTTTAATCTTGGCAGGTCATTCTAG